In the genome of Helicobacteraceae bacterium, one region contains:
- a CDS encoding DUF493 domain-containing protein produces the protein MNGKNKNSGYDLNQKPKITYPCEWSYHLIGRDENAICEATLNALNGKKHTLAPSRKSSKGGFVSMKLSVIVLDENERLAFFDSLRSHKAILHIL, from the coding sequence GTGAACGGCAAAAATAAAAATAGCGGCTACGATCTAAACCAAAAACCAAAAATAACCTATCCCTGCGAGTGGAGCTATCATTTGATCGGGCGCGACGAAAACGCTATTTGCGAAGCGACGTTAAACGCGCTTAACGGCAAAAAACATACGCTCGCCCCGTCGCGTAAAAGCTCGAAGGGCGGCTTTGTCAGTATGAAGCTGAGCGTTATCGTCTTAGATGAAAACGAGCGGCTCGCCTTTTTTGACTCCCTGCGATCGCATAAGGCGATCTTGCATATCCTATAG
- a CDS encoding sulfite exporter TauE/SafE family protein: MDHSTHHVMSEVMSADFSLWGVIALGLAASFGHCIGMCAPIVVAYAGAKLNGASKLRQIASHLFYALGRTSSYALLGLFFGLLGSLLTPSPSAKAIFSLFLGAVLIAIGLALFFGSRLLAFFENGALIRSALYRRTFGALISSTNMASFYLIGVLNGLIPCGMVYAAIAMALNASSAIKTAGAMAAFGLASAPSLFAIGLFAGVLVNLKFRAWTAKIAAVFVIVMGALTLYRAAQALVA; encoded by the coding sequence GGATTTCTCGCTTTGGGGCGTTATCGCGCTTGGGCTTGCCGCTTCGTTTGGACACTGTATCGGCATGTGCGCGCCGATTGTCGTCGCTTACGCGGGCGCGAAACTAAACGGCGCTAGCAAACTTAGGCAGATTGCCTCCCATCTGTTTTACGCGCTAGGGCGGACTAGCTCGTATGCTCTGCTCGGCTTGTTTTTTGGGTTGCTTGGTTCGCTGTTAACGCCCTCGCCAAGCGCGAAAGCGATCTTTTCCCTATTTTTGGGCGCGGTTTTGATCGCGATCGGCTTGGCGCTGTTCTTTGGATCGCGTTTGCTCGCGTTTTTTGAAAACGGCGCGCTGATACGCTCGGCGCTATACAGACGAACCTTCGGCGCGCTGATCTCCTCGACAAATATGGCAAGTTTTTATCTGATCGGCGTTCTTAACGGATTAATTCCATGCGGTATGGTTTACGCGGCGATAGCTATGGCGCTTAACGCTTCGAGCGCTATTAAAACGGCGGGCGCTATGGCGGCTTTTGGTTTGGCGAGCGCGCCGTCGCTGTTTGCGATCGGGTTGTTCGCGGGCGTTTTGGTAAACCTTAAGTTTCGCGCTTGGACGGCGAAAATCGCGGCGGTTTTTGTGATAGTTATGGGCGCTTTAACGCTCTATCGCGCCGCGCAGGCGCTCGTAGCGTAG